A region of Campylobacter sp. MG1 DNA encodes the following proteins:
- a CDS encoding ABC transporter substrate-binding protein codes for MKKILSFLVLILFIACSKNNENNLEQVDFILDWVPNTNHTGLFVAIEKGYFKDENIELNIKSSPEDSTSDLIINNKAPFGIYYQDSMASKLSKGANITAVAAIIEHNTSGLLSLKENNIVLPKDMINKKYGSWNDPVEIAMIKHILSKNNINSNDIVFIPNVDSNSISSLQNKLFDFCWVFYGWDVVLANIMGVKTNFYYMKDFDEKLDYYSPIIIANNDYLKNNKEQAKKVLKAIKKGYIYAINNPKESAEILIKYAPELKAKKEFILLSQSYLSKQYASNPFKWGEFDANRWNKFYEWLNETKILQNTIPLNLGFSNEYIK; via the coding sequence ATGAAAAAAATTTTATCGTTTTTGGTTTTAATATTATTTATTGCTTGTTCTAAAAATAATGAAAATAATTTAGAACAAGTAGATTTTATACTTGATTGGGTTCCTAATACTAATCATACAGGACTTTTTGTAGCTATAGAAAAAGGTTATTTTAAAGATGAAAATATAGAACTAAACATAAAATCATCGCCTGAAGATAGCACAAGTGATTTGATTATAAATAATAAGGCTCCTTTTGGAATTTATTATCAAGACTCTATGGCTTCAAAGCTTTCAAAAGGTGCAAATATAACAGCAGTTGCAGCAATAATAGAGCATAATACCTCAGGTTTATTATCACTAAAAGAAAATAATATTGTTTTGCCTAAAGATATGATAAACAAAAAATATGGTAGCTGGAATGACCCAGTTGAAATAGCTATGATAAAACATATTTTAAGCAAAAATAATATAAATTCAAATGATATTGTTTTTATCCCTAATGTAGATAGTAATTCAATATCAAGTCTTCAAAATAAATTATTTGACTTTTGCTGGGTATTTTATGGTTGGGATGTTGTTTTGGCAAATATAATGGGTGTTAAAACAAATTTTTATTATATGAAAGATTTTGATGAAAAACTTGATTACTATTCGCCAATAATAATAGCTAATAATGATTATTTAAAAAATAATAAAGAACAAGCAAAAAAAGTATTAAAAGCTATAAAAAAAGGCTATATTTATGCTATTAATAATCCTAAGGAATCTGCTGAAATTTTAATAAAATACGCACCCGAATTAAAAGCAAAAAAAGAATTTATACTATTATCTCAAAGTTATTTATCAAAACAATATGCAAGTAATCCTTTTAAATGGGGAGAATTTGATGCTAATAGATGGAATAAGTTTTACGAATGGTTAAATGAAACTAAAATATTACAAAATACTATTCCTTTAAATTTAGGATTTAGCAATGAATATATTAAATAA
- a CDS encoding dehypoxanthine futalosine cyclase, whose protein sequence is MNAALLSKKINTNYKTSAFNIHKDWENPYAPKGIVPRITKEQALNLLRNSDLATLGQIAYAVKNKLHPTKLTTFVVDRNINYTNICLVDCKFCAFYRHAKDSDSYILTYEQIGQKIEELLAIGGTQILFQGGVHPKLDITWYEDLLRYISTNYPSITIHGFSAVEIEYIAKISKISTKEVLKRMSDCGLFSIPGAGAEILSDRVRDMVAPSKCDTATWLRIHKEAHELGLLSSATMMFGHVESDEEIIEHLDYLRNLQDITGGFRAFILWSFQGKNTRLKAENPHLMNASSNRYLRLLAISRIYLDNFANIQSSWVTQGSAVGQLALKFGANDLGSTMMEENVVAAAGAKYRMNEQQMIELIRDLGENPAKRDTAYNILEYYNE, encoded by the coding sequence ATGAACGCAGCATTATTAAGTAAAAAAATAAATACAAATTATAAAACTTCAGCATTTAATATCCATAAAGATTGGGAAAATCCTTATGCACCAAAAGGAATAGTCCCAAGAATTACTAAAGAACAAGCGCTTAATTTATTAAGAAATTCTGATTTAGCTACTTTAGGTCAGATTGCTTATGCGGTAAAAAATAAGCTTCATCCAACTAAACTTACTACTTTTGTAGTAGATAGAAATATTAATTACACAAATATTTGTTTAGTTGATTGTAAATTCTGTGCTTTTTATCGCCACGCAAAGGATAGTGATAGTTATATTTTAACATACGAGCAAATCGGACAAAAGATTGAAGAATTATTAGCAATTGGTGGCACTCAAATATTATTTCAAGGTGGAGTGCATCCAAAACTTGATATTACTTGGTATGAAGATTTATTAAGATATATAAGCACAAATTATCCTAGTATTACAATTCACGGCTTTAGTGCAGTTGAGATTGAATATATTGCAAAAATTAGCAAAATTAGCACTAAAGAAGTATTAAAAAGAATGAGCGATTGTGGGCTATTTTCTATCCCTGGAGCAGGTGCAGAGATTTTAAGCGATAGAGTAAGAGATATGGTAGCACCTAGTAAATGCGATACTGCTACTTGGTTAAGAATTCATAAAGAAGCTCATGAATTAGGCTTACTTAGCAGTGCAACTATGATGTTTGGGCATGTTGAAAGCGATGAAGAAATAATTGAGCATTTAGACTATTTAAGAAATCTTCAAGATATAACAGGTGGCTTTAGAGCATTTATTTTATGGAGTTTTCAAGGTAAAAACACTAGATTAAAGGCTGAAAATCCACATTTAATGAATGCAAGTTCTAATAGATATTTAAGATTATTAGCAATTTCTAGAATATATTTAGATAATTTTGCAAACATTCAAAGCTCTTGGGTTACTCAAGGAAGTGCAGTAGGGCAACTCGCATTAAAATTTGGTGCAAATGACTTAGGTTCAACTATGATGGAAGAAAATGTTGTTGCAGCTGCAGGTGCAAAATATAGAATGAATGAACAGCAAATGATAGAATTAATCCGTGATTTAGGCGAAAATCCAGCTAAAAGAGATACAGCATATAATATTTTGGAATACTACAATGAATAA
- a CDS encoding autotransporter outer membrane beta-barrel domain-containing protein, translating to MGGGIALFSLVSSLSAAPYVATGGFENQKLDEAKPVLILGESSITANENYEIKSLIQLIGSAEVKSSDDAKFTFKNTVKVITHKDNNNIFVSYFKDNGSIFDTNNSIALSIGRTFMDNDLKTAPRVELLGSKIVTNNDRSIQNLGGILYLNDVNIENKNDKGYALYSSGSTGIYGNSIIKGNINDNKLAIFGEDNTFNAKSSDANSFYAEDKENLYIKGDIRTNTLNNAKNFAISGNVNVLANEITNIENAYIGGYLSNGKGTLVLDNVNLTQIPLDKAIAGGIKNSITTLGNLNIFNSNLKGQIASEGAVNIINSEIERLVNGSSKPSKPYTDDDKRAVTLDKVIASDSVTNHRGDINANNTTFKKGALADNLNLSDSTIYSENGIVYEAKNAINFNRVTSTIDDKTNTKVGEGTIKAKELGTISYSILNQNIDGDNGEKELFVKCSTLTGGLKNIKNLRAECSRIVGGFKVDKLNAKHTTFILGGTSATYNGAIQSTVSTSGMNNTIGLVGVIKDNAFDKSLLDKNLLLAKLVVGDGDAKKDSFINSLVAYKGISAIMLPKEYLVSNEENGVITYSLDKDANNTKASENDIDVKDNIELKKEVSDLGNASINKISSNVMFVNDNAINSARNLVNHIYYSQVLDYNNLNKRLGDLRNNENSIGFWSRAYTAKATANNSGIKANAFIFGADKKTDFNGLDLYTGVLAEIGHSYMSNIDSSLNQYGFGVYASFLSNDGLFVDTTAKIHHYKNKFKDEVLGELNDSGTGFIISAEIGKRFGTDYYLEPSFELIGHYVPATNLSNDNVFIKSDSKFMIASKFALFAGAKINDNISIRTGFGGVFDLRKSSIFSVADDCFKVDNIANNGRDKRYFVNIGTNLEFGKNIRANIEFEKSIGSKLGIDYQLNANIRYSF from the coding sequence TTGGGGGGGGGGATTGCCCTTTTTAGTTTAGTAAGTTCTCTTAGTGCAGCTCCTTATGTAGCTACAGGTGGTTTTGAAAATCAAAAATTAGATGAAGCAAAACCAGTTCTTATACTTGGTGAGAGTTCTATTACAGCTAATGAAAATTATGAGATTAAATCTTTGATACAGCTTATAGGATCAGCTGAAGTAAAATCAAGTGATGATGCTAAATTTACATTTAAAAATACCGTTAAGGTTATTACGCATAAGGACAATAATAACATATTCGTATCTTATTTTAAAGATAATGGTTCTATTTTTGATACAAATAATTCAATAGCTTTAAGTATTGGTAGAACATTTATGGATAATGATTTAAAAACAGCACCTCGTGTAGAATTATTAGGTTCAAAAATTGTTACAAATAACGACAGGTCTATTCAAAATCTTGGTGGTATTTTGTATCTTAATGATGTAAATATAGAGAATAAAAATGATAAAGGTTATGCTTTATATAGTTCAGGAAGTACTGGAATATATGGTAATAGTATAATAAAGGGTAATATTAATGATAATAAATTAGCTATTTTTGGAGAAGATAATACATTTAATGCAAAATCTAGTGATGCTAATAGTTTTTATGCAGAAGATAAAGAAAATTTATACATTAAAGGTGATATTCGTACAAATACTTTAAATAATGCTAAAAATTTTGCTATTAGTGGTAATGTAAATGTTTTAGCTAATGAAATTACAAATATAGAAAATGCCTATATAGGTGGATATTTAAGTAATGGTAAAGGAACATTAGTATTAGATAATGTAAATTTAACTCAAATTCCATTAGATAAAGCAATAGCTGGAGGGATTAAAAATTCAATAACAACATTAGGTAATTTAAATATTTTTAACTCTAATTTAAAAGGTCAAATTGCTAGTGAGGGTGCAGTAAATATAATTAATTCTGAAATTGAAAGATTAGTTAATGGCTCTTCTAAACCTTCTAAACCTTACACCGATGATGATAAAAGAGCAGTTACATTAGACAAGGTAATAGCTAGTGATAGTGTTACAAATCATAGAGGAGATATAAATGCAAATAATACTACATTTAAAAAAGGTGCTTTAGCTGATAATTTAAATTTAAGTGATTCTACAATTTATTCAGAAAATGGAATTGTGTATGAGGCAAAAAATGCTATTAATTTTAATAGGGTAACTAGCACAATAGATGATAAGACAAATACAAAAGTAGGCGAAGGGACTATTAAAGCAAAAGAACTTGGAACTATAAGTTATTCTATACTTAATCAAAACATAGATGGTGATAACGGAGAAAAAGAATTATTTGTTAAATGTTCTACATTAACAGGTGGTCTTAAAAATATTAAAAATTTAAGAGCTGAATGTTCTAGAATAGTAGGTGGATTTAAAGTAGATAAATTAAATGCAAAACACACTACATTCATACTTGGTGGAACAAGTGCGACATATAATGGTGCTATTCAATCAACCGTTAGCACAAGTGGTATGAATAATACTATAGGTTTAGTTGGTGTTATAAAGGATAATGCTTTTGATAAATCATTATTAGATAAGAATTTATTACTTGCTAAATTAGTAGTAGGTGATGGCGATGCTAAAAAAGATAGCTTTATTAATTCTTTAGTAGCTTATAAAGGAATAAGTGCTATTATGCTACCTAAAGAATATTTAGTATCTAATGAAGAAAATGGAGTAATTACATATTCACTTGATAAGGATGCAAATAATACAAAAGCAAGTGAAAATGATATTGATGTAAAAGATAATATAGAGCTTAAAAAAGAAGTTTCTGATTTAGGTAATGCTAGTATAAATAAAATTTCATCAAATGTAATGTTTGTTAATGATAATGCTATTAATTCAGCTAGAAATTTAGTTAATCATATTTATTATTCTCAGGTGCTAGATTACAATAATCTTAATAAGCGTTTGGGTGATTTAAGAAATAATGAAAATTCAATAGGTTTTTGGAGTAGAGCATATACAGCTAAAGCAACAGCTAATAATTCTGGTATAAAGGCTAATGCATTTATTTTTGGTGCTGATAAAAAAACTGATTTTAATGGGTTAGATTTATATACTGGAGTTCTTGCAGAAATTGGGCATAGTTATATGAGTAATATTGATTCTAGCCTTAATCAATATGGTTTTGGTGTTTATGCAAGCTTTTTATCTAATGATGGTTTGTTTGTGGATACTACAGCTAAGATTCATCATTATAAAAACAAATTTAAAGATGAGGTATTAGGTGAATTAAATGATAGTGGAACTGGATTTATTATAAGTGCGGAAATTGGTAAAAGATTTGGGACTGATTATTATTTAGAGCCTAGTTTTGAGCTAATTGGTCATTATGTTCCAGCTACAAATTTATCAAATGACAATGTTTTCATAAAATCAGATTCTAAATTTATGATAGCTAGTAAATTTGCTTTATTTGCAGGAGCTAAAATTAATGATAATATAAGTATTAGAACAGGATTTGGTGGTGTGTTTGATTTAAGAAAATCAAGTATATTTAGTGTAGCTGATGATTGCTTTAAAGTTGATAATATTGCTAATAATGGAAGAGATAAAAGATATTTTGTTAATATAGGAACCAATTTAGAATTTGGTAAAAATATTAGAGCTAATATAGAATTTGAAAAATCAATAGGAAGTAAATTAGGAATTGATTATCAATTAAATGCAAATATTAGATATTCTTTCTAA
- a CDS encoding ATP-binding cassette domain-containing protein, which yields MNILNKLIIQNLNFSYKDKEILKNINLELKKGEIVSILGESGCGKTTMFNLIAGILPNNNAIIINQENDELIKIGYMQQKDLLLEHKNIEENIMLPMIINNFNKQEALKRANEILAEFNMLDCKNKYPKELSGGMKQRIAFIRTMVIKASIYLLDEPFNALDTITKIQIHKWFKTIQKKYKLSTLIITHDIDEALNLSDKIYLLKDKKLIQNIKTKDEILNYLNG from the coding sequence ATGAATATATTAAATAAATTAATTATTCAAAATCTTAATTTTTCATATAAAGATAAAGAAATTTTAAAAAATATAAATTTAGAATTAAAAAAAGGCGAAATAGTAAGTATTTTAGGAGAAAGTGGATGTGGCAAAACAACTATGTTTAACCTAATAGCTGGAATTTTACCTAACAATAATGCAATAATAATCAACCAAGAAAATGATGAGCTTATAAAAATAGGATATATGCAACAAAAAGACTTATTATTAGAACATAAAAATATAGAAGAAAATATAATGTTGCCTATGATAATTAACAATTTTAACAAACAAGAAGCACTAAAAAGGGCTAATGAAATTTTAGCCGAATTTAATATGCTAGATTGTAAAAACAAATACCCTAAAGAGCTAAGCGGTGGGATGAAACAAAGAATAGCTTTTATTAGAACAATGGTAATTAAGGCAAGTATTTATCTACTAGATGAACCGTTTAATGCACTTGATACAATTACAAAAATTCAAATACATAAGTGGTTTAAAACTATACAAAAAAAATATAAACTAAGCACTCTAATAATCACACATGATATTGATGAAGCCTTAAATTTAAGCGATAAAATATACTTATTAAAAGATAAAAAATTAATACAAAATATAAAAACAAAGGATGAAATTTTAAATTATCTTAATGGCTAG
- a CDS encoding M16 family metallopeptidase: MNNFVHLKTNDDLVYISISYPNYGRIFHNANAMAAEFFYNESLDDEFYIKLEQSAINISASANYFDFTFDIVCLKKELDNCLNAFNNMLLNTEITNFELIKNKIKNYFLIHIQDYDNLAKMKLYENYFKNDFKNDKFGDFEALDEKEFKNYILNLKNQANKIVISANLDDISKVKKLLNNKQSSYEKLKINESFYKEESKEISQAFVRFISSVEIKSIYERAIISLAIYVLGGGFGSRITEEIRVKRGLAYSAFAFLVAFKKNYLISGYLQTKNESKKEAIKIVQEEFKRLVEFGISEDEFKKAKDFLVGSEILKYSTTQNRHSIASSECFSDLKQGELREITKIIKDLELKTCNDFLKNQKSITELSFYVIGNNE; this comes from the coding sequence ATGAATAATTTTGTGCATTTAAAAACTAATGATGATTTAGTATATATTAGTATTAGCTATCCTAATTATGGAAGGATTTTTCATAATGCTAATGCTATGGCAGCTGAGTTTTTTTACAATGAGAGTTTAGATGATGAGTTTTATATAAAATTAGAGCAAAGTGCAATTAATATTAGTGCTAGTGCTAATTATTTTGATTTTACATTTGATATAGTTTGTCTTAAAAAAGAGCTTGATAATTGCTTAAATGCTTTTAATAATATGCTTTTAAATACCGAAATTACTAATTTTGAATTAATCAAAAACAAAATAAAAAATTATTTTTTAATCCATATTCAAGATTACGATAATTTAGCAAAGATGAAATTATATGAGAATTATTTTAAAAATGATTTTAAAAATGATAAATTTGGCGATTTTGAAGCTTTAGATGAAAAAGAATTTAAAAATTATATTTTAAACCTTAAAAATCAAGCAAATAAGATAGTAATTAGTGCAAATTTAGATGATATTAGTAAAGTTAAAAAACTTTTAAACAATAAGCAAAGTTCTTATGAAAAATTAAAAATAAATGAGAGTTTTTATAAAGAAGAAAGCAAAGAAATATCACAAGCTTTTGTTAGGTTTATAAGCAGCGTAGAGATTAAAAGCATTTATGAAAGAGCTATTATAAGTCTTGCTATTTATGTTTTAGGCGGTGGATTTGGCTCAAGAATTACCGAAGAAATCAGAGTAAAAAGGGGCTTAGCTTATTCGGCTTTTGCGTTTTTAGTAGCGTTTAAGAAAAATTATCTTATTTCAGGCTATTTACAAACAAAAAATGAAAGCAAAAAAGAAGCTATAAAAATAGTTCAAGAAGAGTTCAAAAGATTAGTAGAATTTGGAATAAGCGAAGATGAGTTTAAAAAGGCTAAAGATTTTTTAGTAGGTAGTGAGATTTTAAAATACTCAACCACTCAAAATCGTCATAGCATTGCAAGTAGCGAGTGTTTTAGTGATTTAAAACAAGGCGAATTAAGAGAAATTACAAAGATAATTAAAGATTTAGAGCTTAAAACTTGTAATGATTTTTTAAAAAATCAAAAAAGTATTACCGAGCTTAGTTTTTATGTAATAGGTAATAATGAATAA
- a CDS encoding ABC transporter permease, with translation MKKYSSIIFWLCFLIIWQITKDFNILPQYIIPSPKEIFLAFIKNYSNLIFHTKITLIETFLGLFFGIIIACILAFVMNKFELIYKIIYPFFIVLQTIPTIAIAPILVLWLGYNMLPKIVLITITTIFPILINVLDGLKNIDKDYITLLKTMNANDRQILWHYKIPCTLPYFFSGLRVSVSYSYISAVVSEWLGGFEGLGVYMIQSKKLFMYDNMFAIIVLISTLSLISIKITKIIEKLICKWRE, from the coding sequence ATGAAAAAATATTCTAGTATAATTTTTTGGCTATGTTTTTTAATAATATGGCAAATTACTAAAGATTTTAATATACTACCTCAGTATATAATTCCGTCACCTAAAGAAATATTCTTAGCGTTTATAAAAAACTATAGTAATTTAATTTTTCATACAAAAATTACCTTAATTGAAACATTTTTAGGATTATTTTTTGGAATAATAATCGCTTGTATTTTAGCTTTTGTAATGAATAAATTTGAATTAATTTATAAGATAATATATCCATTTTTCATTGTCTTGCAAACAATTCCGACTATTGCTATAGCACCAATTTTAGTATTATGGCTAGGATATAATATGTTACCGAAAATAGTTTTAATAACTATAACAACAATATTTCCTATATTAATAAATGTATTAGATGGATTAAAAAATATTGATAAAGACTATATAACTTTATTAAAAACAATGAATGCAAATGATAGGCAAATTTTATGGCATTATAAAATTCCTTGCACACTTCCTTATTTTTTTTCAGGACTTAGAGTAAGTGTTAGTTACTCTTATATTAGTGCTGTTGTTAGTGAGTGGCTTGGTGGATTTGAAGGGCTTGGAGTATATATGATTCAATCTAAAAAATTATTTATGTATGATAATATGTTTGCTATTATTGTTTTAATTTCTACACTTAGCTTAATTAGTATAAAAATCACAAAAATTATTGAAAAATTAATATGTAAATGGAGGGAGTAA
- the recG gene encoding ATP-dependent DNA helicase RecG, producing MNKDLEKLSCKDIVELALLMPKKFDDLRLNNEPVLNELNCTKVIIKSKKQLPGKRLSIIAYSYNWECECTITIFNLRPFHNALFAINKELIIYGKLGDFAGLLQFINPKIIKDSGEITANYLIKGVSDKEICKIKNKYLTYEALKEFNLLDEHIKLLLIMKENSQEAMKLLNSKELNECLKFVEIYHHIKRLNETYKNDTLYKKIKTFDINKWLKSLPFKPTNDQINAINDIKNDLESIHHKIRIVMGDVGCGKSLVIFAAALMCYPKKVVLMAPTSVLAQQLYNEAKRLLPGFLKILHFVSSKTKLMQDELKEANFVIGTHALLWASLDDATLVMVDEQQRFGAKQRMKLKDLATNDKENPHYIEFSATPIPRTTALIHSDIYSYSFIKELPFKKEIETKLITIANSNELFNHIKSENKQNHQAIIVYPLIEESKSSSYKPLESVISFYEKNFDKVYYTHGKDKEKDNILLQFAENGNVLLSTTIVEVGISLPRLSIIVIVAPERYGLSTLHQLRGRVGRNGVKSYCYLLSKFEFSDRLIKFANTLDGFKIAEIDLENRKSGDLIDGDVQHGISFKYFDESADFDILNKAKNYINNLN from the coding sequence ATGAATAAGGATTTAGAAAAATTATCTTGTAAAGATATAGTTGAATTAGCTCTTTTAATGCCTAAAAAATTTGATGATTTAAGATTAAATAATGAGCCTGTATTAAACGAGCTAAATTGCACAAAAGTTATAATAAAATCTAAAAAACAACTACCAGGCAAAAGGCTTAGTATAATTGCGTATTCATATAATTGGGAGTGTGAATGCACTATTACTATATTTAATCTAAGACCTTTTCATAATGCACTTTTTGCTATAAATAAAGAGCTGATTATTTATGGGAAATTAGGCGATTTTGCAGGGCTTTTGCAATTTATTAATCCAAAAATCATTAAAGATAGTGGAGAAATCACTGCTAATTATTTGATAAAAGGTGTAAGTGATAAAGAGATTTGTAAGATAAAAAATAAATATTTAACTTACGAAGCTTTAAAAGAATTTAATTTATTAGATGAGCATATAAAATTGCTATTAATTATGAAAGAAAATAGCCAAGAAGCAATGAAATTGCTTAATTCAAAAGAATTAAACGAATGCTTAAAATTCGTTGAGATTTATCATCATATAAAAAGACTTAACGAAACTTATAAAAACGATACTTTATATAAAAAAATTAAAACTTTTGATATAAACAAATGGCTAAAATCTCTACCTTTTAAGCCGACAAACGACCAGATAAATGCGATAAATGATATTAAAAATGACCTTGAAAGTATTCATCATAAAATTAGAATAGTAATGGGAGATGTTGGTTGTGGAAAAAGCTTAGTGATTTTTGCAGCAGCGCTTATGTGTTATCCTAAAAAAGTGGTTTTAATGGCACCAACAAGTGTTTTAGCCCAACAACTTTATAATGAAGCTAAAAGACTTTTGCCAGGGTTTTTAAAGATATTGCATTTTGTATCAAGCAAGACTAAATTAATGCAAGATGAATTAAAAGAAGCAAATTTTGTAATAGGCACTCACGCACTTTTATGGGCTAGTTTAGACGATGCTACTTTAGTTATGGTTGATGAGCAACAAAGATTTGGGGCTAAGCAAAGAATGAAGCTTAAAGATTTAGCTACAAATGATAAAGAAAATCCGCATTATATAGAGTTTTCAGCTACACCAATACCAAGAACAACCGCATTAATTCATAGTGATATTTACAGCTATTCTTTCATAAAAGAACTACCATTTAAAAAAGAAATAGAAACAAAACTAATCACAATAGCAAATAGCAATGAATTATTTAATCACATAAAAAGCGAAAATAAACAAAACCATCAAGCAATAATAGTTTATCCTTTAATAGAAGAGAGTAAAAGCTCATCTTATAAACCACTTGAGAGTGTTATTAGCTTTTATGAGAAGAATTTTGATAAAGTTTATTATACGCACGGCAAGGATAAAGAAAAGGATAATATATTATTGCAATTTGCTGAAAATGGAAATGTATTATTAAGCACTACTATCGTAGAAGTTGGAATTTCACTGCCAAGATTAAGCATAATTGTAATCGTTGCACCAGAGCGATACGGCTTATCTACACTTCATCAACTTCGTGGAAGAGTAGGAAGAAATGGGGTTAAGAGCTATTGTTATTTGCTTAGTAAGTTTGAATTTAGTGATAGATTGATTAAATTTGCTAATACCTTAGATGGATTTAAAATAGCCGAAATTGACTTAGAAAACCGCAAAAGCGGGGATTTAATAGATGGAGATGTTCAGCACGGAATTAGCTTTAAGTATTTTGATGAAAGTGCTGATTTTGATATATTAAACAAAGCTAAAAACTATATTAATAATTTAAATTAA